Proteins from a single region of Corylus avellana chromosome ca11, CavTom2PMs-1.0:
- the LOC132165733 gene encoding heparanase-like protein 3: MGCRIWVMGMCLWMCVFSYSFISVNSRIVGDGVAEGTVFIDGKAAIGRIDDDFVCATIDWWPPEKCDYGTCSWGRASLLNLDLGNNILLNAIKAFSPLKLRLGGSLQDKVIYDTEENKQPCIPFAKNTSELFGFTQGCLPINRWDELNNFFKKSGAKIIFGLNALNGRSIKSDGSTTGAWDYTNAESLIHYTVRNNHTIHGWELGNELSGNGVGTRVAADQYALDTISLQRIVQNIYKEIEPKPLIIAPGGFFDAKWFKEFLDKATTSLDVITHHIYNLGPGVDQHLVEKILDPSYLDGEADTFRGLHNILRTSPTPATAWVGEAGGAYNSGHNLVTNAFVFSFWYLDQLGMASAFDTKTYCRQTFIGGNYGLLNTTTFEPNPDYYSALLWHRLMGRKVLSTSFSGTKKIRAYTHCAKHSKGITVLLINLDNSTTIQAKVGFNSSWSFGHKKNIFQLLQVYEREEYHITAKDGNLHSQRVLLNGNILSVNSSGEIPPLEPLYANSSNPIKVDPFSIVFAHIPDLVLPACM; the protein is encoded by the exons ATGGGTTGTCGGATTTGGGTTATGGGCATGTGCCTTTGGATGTGTGTGTTCAGCTACAGCTTCATTTCTGTGAACTCAAGGATTGTAGGAGATGGGGTTGCTGAGGGGACTGTTTTCATTGATGGGAAAGCAGCCATTGGGAGGATTGATGATGATTTTGTTTGTGCAACCATTGATTGGTGGCCTCCTGAGAAATGTGACTATGGAACATGCAGCTGGGGTCGTGCTTCTCTGCTCAATCTG GATCTTGGCAACAATATTCTATTAAATGCCATAAAAG CCTTTTCTCCCTTAAAACTTCGACTGGGGGGCAGTTTGCAAGACAAGGTGATATATGATACTGAAGAAAACAAGCAACCTTGTATTCCTTTTGCTAAGAATACCTCAGAGCTGTTTGGTTTCACTCAGGGTTGCTTACCCATAAATAGATGGGATGAATTAAACAACTTCTTCAAGAAATCTGG GGCTAAGATTATTTTCGGCTTAAATGCTCTCAATGGACGATCTATCAAGTCTGATGGGTCTACCACTGGAGCTTGGGATTACACTAATGCTGAATCTCTAATACATTATACTGTCAGAAACAACCACACCATTCATGGTTGGGAGCTCG GAAATGAATTGAGTGGGAATGGAGTGGGAACAAGAGTTGCAGCAGATCAGTATGCCTTGGACACCATCTCTTTACAAAGAATAGTCCAAAATATTTACAAGGAGATAGAGCCAAAGCCCCTGATCATAGCACCAGGAGGATTCTTTGATGCAAAATGGTTCAAAGAATTCTTAGATAAGGCAACCACATCTTTGGATGTCATCACCCACCACATATATAATCTGGGGCCAG GAGTTGATCAGCACCTTGTTGAAAAGATCCTTGACCCATCCTATCTTGATGGTGAGGCTGATACATTTAGGGGACTCCATAACATTCTCAGGACTTCTCCAACTCCAGCAACTGCATGGGTTGGTGAGGCAGGAGGGGCTTACAATAGTGGCCACAATCTTGTCACCAATGCATTTGTGTTTAGTTTCTGGTACTTAGATCAGCTTGGAATGGCGTCAGCATTCGACACAAAGACATACTGCAGACAGACGTTTATCGGCGGAAACTACGGTCTACTTAACACCACAACCTTTGAACCAAATCCGGATTACTACAG TGCTCTTCTTTGGCATAGACTAATGGGAAGAAAAGTTCTGTCAACTAGCTTTTCAGGGACAAAGAAAATCCGAGCTTACACTCACTGTGCAAAACATTCT AAAGGCATCACAGTATTGTTAATCAACCTTGACAACAGCACCACCATCCAGGCCAAAGTAGGCTTCAACAGTAGTTGGAGTTTTGGacataaaaagaatatttttcagCTGCTTCAAGTTTATGAAAGAGAGGAATACCATATAACAGCAAAAGATGGGAATTTACACAGCCAAAGAGTGCTGCTAAATGGAAACATTTTGAGTGTAAATTCATCTGGGGAGATACCTCCTTTGGAGCCTTTGTATGCAAATTCATCAAACCCAATAAAGGTAGATCCTTTCTCTATTGTATTCGCTCACATCCCTGATCTTGTTCTTCCTGCTTGCATGTAG
- the LOC132166258 gene encoding heparanase-like protein 3 yields MGSQIWVVGMCFWMCVFSYSFVSVSSWIVEDGAVEGIVFIDGEAAIGKIDDDFVCATIDWWPPQKCDYGTCSWGHSSLLNLDLSNKILLNAIKAFSPLKIRLGGSLQDKVIYDTEENQQSCIPFANNTSAMFGFTQGCLPMHRWDELNNFFKKSGAMIIFGLNALHGRSILSNGSSIGAWDYTNAESLINYTVRKNYTIHGWELGNELCGDGVGTKVAADQYALDTISLRRIVQNIYKGIEPKPLIISPGGFFFADWFKEFLDKATTSVDVVSHHIYNLGAGVDKSLVEKILDPSYLDGEADTFRKLQNILRTSPTPASAWVGEAGGAYNSGHNLVTNSFLFSFWYLDQLGMASAFDTKTYCRQSFIGGNYGLLNTTTFEPNPDYYSALLWHRLMGRKVLSTSFSGTKKIRAYTHCAKHSKGITILLINLDNSTTIQAEVGFNGSRSWGHKHRIHKRGGYKHRHWGYPHKHRPHKIRRVQRKFVSAREEYHLTAKDGNLHSQSMLLNGNILAVNSSGGIPPLKPLYAKPFSPIKVAPYSIVFAHIPNLVLPACM; encoded by the exons ATGGGTTCTCAAATTTGGGTTGTGGGCATGTGCTTTTGGATGTGTGTGTTCAGCTACAGCTTCGTTTCTGTGAGTTCATGGATTGTAGAAGATGGGGCTGTTGAGGGGATTGTTTTCATTGATGGGGAAGCAGCCATTGGGAAAATTGATGATGATTTTGTTTGTGCAACCATAGATTGGTGGCCTCCTCAGAAATGTGACTATGGAACATGCAGCTGGGGTCATTCTTCTCTGCTCAATCTG GATCTTAGCAACAAAATTCTATTAAATGCCATAAAAG CATTTTCTCCCTTGAAAATTCGACTGGGTGGCAGTTTGCAAGATAAGGTCATATATGATACTGAAGAAAACCAGCAATCTTGTATCCCTTTTGCTAACAATACCTCAGCAATGTTTGGTTTCACTCAGGGTTGCTTACCCATGCACAGATGGGATGAATTAAACAACTTCTTCAAGAAATCTGG GGCTATGATTATTTTTGGCTTAAATGCTCTCCATGGAAGATCTATACTGTCTAATGGGTCTTCCATTGGAGCTTGGGACTACACAAATGCTGAATCTCTAATAAATTATACTGTCAGAAAGAACTACACCATTCATGGCTGGGAGCTGG GAAATGAATTGTGTGGGGATGGAGTGGGAACAAAAGTTGCAGCAGATCAGTATGCATTGGACACTATCTCTTTGAGAAGAATAGTCCAAAATATTTACAAGGGGATAGAGCCAAAGCCCCTGATCATATCACCAGGAGGATTCTTTTTTGCAGACTGGTTCAAAGAATTCTTAGACAAGGCAACCACATCTGTGGATGTTGTCTCCCACCACATATATAATCTTGGGGCAG GAGTTGATAAGAGCCTTGTTGAAAAGATCCTTGATCCATCCTATCTTGATGGTGAGGCTGATACATTTAGGAAACTCCAAAACATTCTCAGGACTTCTCCAACTCCAGCAAGTGCATGGGTTGGTGAGGCAGGAGGGGCTTACAATAGTGGCCACAATCTTGTCACCAATTCTTTTCTGTTTAGTTTCTGGTACTTAGATCAGCTTGGAATGGCGTCGGCATTCGACACAAAGACATACTGCAGACAGTCCTTTATTGGCGGAAACTACGGTCTACTTAACACCACAACCTTCGAACCAAATCCGGATTACTACAG TGCTCTTCTTTGGCACCGACTAATGGGAAGAAAAGTTCTGTCAACTAGCTTTTCAGGGACAAAGAAAATCCGAGCTTACACTCACTGTGCAAAACATTCT AAAGGAATCACAATATTGCTAATCAACCTTGACAACAGCACCACCATCCAGGCCGAAGTAGGCTTCAATGGTAGCAGGAGTTGGGGACACAAGCACAGGATTCATAAAAGGGGAGGATACAAGCACAGGCATTGGGGTTATCCACATAAGCACAGGCCTCATAAAATTAGAAGGGTTCAGAGAAAATTCGTAAGTGCAAGAGAGGAATATCATCTAACAGCAAAAGATGGGAATTTACACAGTCAAAGTATGCTGCTAAATGGCAACATTTTGGCTGTAAATTCATCTGGGGGGATACCTCCATTGAAGCCTTTATATGCAAAACCATTTAGTCCAATAAAGGTAGCTCCCTACTCTATAGTATTTGCTCACATCCCAAATCTTGTTCTCCCTGCTTGCATGTAG